The following are encoded together in the Mugil cephalus isolate CIBA_MC_2020 chromosome 18, CIBA_Mcephalus_1.1, whole genome shotgun sequence genome:
- the LOC124995697 gene encoding cyclic nucleotide-gated cation channel beta-3-like, producing MFGKLKGLLRGPQIPPEPGTTTVAPDPAPAPAPAPAKEEKPADKGDEAKGVDKPQESTPEPAPAPAPAPTSAPAPAPAPAPAPAPAPAPASAPAAGSAPANPNQAGTEGQEEAPPPPPPIVINRYSDDQLREIVKRMRERLHIYKEKLIDQYASSPEISPPVTPLLRRDNYTKVIEERKRQAEEEQIKKEEADKKKKEEQEKKKKEAEQKKKEEEEAKKLAESQEGKKAVPLKTRLVEFAWTTVDFVLKPVEDMTDSVLGQTMDPFTDRRYIAWLSLVTLAFNYNTWFITARLCFPYHTETAIPLWFGLDLLADLIYLTDAVIFQPRKQFVQGGDVMTDRLKTKKHYRDSDRFLADTVSLIPFDLLYFQFGFKSIFRANRLLKAETFFEFSDRLESIMAKAYIWRVIRTIGYLLFMLHINACLYYVASDYQGIGKTKWVYSGLGSAYLRCYYYAVRSLINIGGLNEPHTVFEITFQMTNFFTGVFVFSSLIGQMRDVIGAATAGQTYFRSSMDNTVAYMVSNNIPSLVQNRIRTWYTYTWDAQGMLDESELLDKMPLVMKTAIAVDINLATFQKIDLFKGCDQQMLVDMLLRLKSIIYLPGDFVVKKGDIGKEMYIIKSGAVQVVGGPDNSIVFVTLKAGCVFGEISLLQSSKDGGNRRTANVKAYGFANLFVLEKKDLFDILVHYPESQKVLARKGRKLMKAKGPAAAKAQEEEKKKGLALFGPKPPTPKLLRAVGGTKNFLDRLKSTSGGQ from the exons ATGTTTGGCAAGTTAAAGGGTCTGCTCAGGGGCCCGCAGATACCACCGGAGCCTGGGACCACCACAGTAGCTCCAGacccagctccagctccagctccagctccagctaaG GAGGAGAAGCCAGCCGATAAGGGCGATGAAGCCAAAGGAGTGGACAAACCCCAGG aATCAACTCCTGAACCAGCCCCTGCACCGGCCCCAGCACCTACATCTgcaccagctccagctccagctccagcacctGCACCGGCCCCTGCACCGGCTCCAGCTTCGGCACCGGCTGCTGGATCGGCCCCAGCTAACCCAAATCAAGCTGGAACTGAGGG GCAGGAAGAggcccctccaccacctccacccatCGTCATCAACAGGTACTCAGATGATCAACTCAGAGAAATAGTGAAACGCATGCGAGAGAGGCTGCATATCTACAAGGAGAAACTGATTGATCAGTACGCGTCGTCTCCTGAGATAAGCCCTCCTGTCA CGCCACTGCTACGGAGAGACAACTACACCAAAGtgatagaggagaggaaacggcaagcagaggaggagcaaataaagaaggaggaggcagacaagaagaagaaagaggagcaggagaagaagaaaaaagaggctgagcaaaagaagaaggaggaggaggaggcgaaaAAGCTAGCCGAGAGCCAAGAAGGGAAGAAGGCGGTGCCCCTGAAAACCAGGTTAGTTGAATTTGCGTGGACTACAGTGGACTTTGTGCTGAAGCCGGTGGAGGACATGACGGACTCTGTGCTGGGTCAGACCATGGACCCTTTTACGGACCGGCGTTACATCGCCTGGCTGAGCCTAGTGACTCTGGCTTTCAACTACAACACATGGTTCATCACGGCCCGTCTGTGCTTCCCGTATCACACCGAGACCGCCATCCCTTTGTGGTTCGGTCTGGACCTGCTGGCCGACCTCATATACCTCACAGATGCCGTCATCTTCCAGCCCCGCAAACAGTTTGTACAAGGAGGAGATGTCATG accgacagactgaaaacaaagaagcaCTACAGGGATTCAGACAGATTCTTG GCCGACACAGTGTCTCTCATACCGTTTGACCTGCTGTACTTCCAGTTTGGGTTCAAGTCTATTTTCAGAGCCAATCGTCTGTTGAAG GCAGAAACGTTTTTTGAGTTCAGTGATCGTCTAGAGAGCATCATGGCCAAGGCTTACATCTGGAG AGTGATTCGCACAATTGGCTATCTCCTCTTCATGCTCCACATCAATGCCTGCTTGTACTATGTGGCCTCAGACTATCAGGGCATCGGCAAAACTAAATGGGTCTACTCCGGCCTCGGCAGCGC GTACCTGCGTTGTTACTACTATGCTGTGCGCAGTCTGATCAACATCGGGGGTCTTAACGAACCCCACACCGTCTTTGAGATTACCTTTCAGATGACTAACTTTTTCACGGGCGTGTTTGTGTTCTCCAGTTTGATTGGACAG ATGAGAGACGTCATCGGTGCAGCCACAGCCGGACAGACCTACTTCCGTTCCTCCATGGACAACACCGTGGCCTACATGGTGTCCAATAACATTCCCTCCCTGGTGCAGAACAGAATCCGCACTTGGTACACCTACACCTGGGACGCTCAGGGCATGCTGG ATGAGTCTGAGCTGCTGGATAAGATGCCTCTAGTGATGAAAACAGCCATCGCTGTGGACATCAACCTGGCAACCTTCCAGAAAATCGATCTTTTCAAG GGCTGTGACCAGCAGATGTTAGTGGACATGTTACTGAGGCTCAAGTCCATCATCTACCTGCCTGGAGACTTTGTTGTGAAAAAA GGAGACATCGGCAAAGAGATGTACATCATCAAGAGTGGAGCGGTGCAGGTGGTGGGAGGACCTGACAACAGCATTGTGTTTGTCACCCTGAAGGCTGGATGTGTGTTTGGAGAAATCAG TCTCTTGCAGTCCTCCAAAGACGGAGGGAACAGGCGGACGGCCAACGTCAAGGCCTACGGCTTCGCTAACCTCTTCGTCCTGGAGAAGAAGGACCTGTTTGACATCCTGGTCCATTACCCAGAGTCTCAGAAAGTCCTGGCCAGGAAGGGCAG AAAGCTAATGAAAGCCAAAGGCCCGGCAGCAGCCAAAGctcaagaggaggagaagaagaaaggactgGCTCTGTTTGGACCCAAGCCTCCCACACCCAAGCTGCTGCGAGCTGTCGGAGGAACAAAGAACTTCCTTGACAGACTGAAG AGTACCAGCGGTGGCCAATGA